The Brassica oleracea var. oleracea cultivar TO1000 chromosome C6, BOL, whole genome shotgun sequence genome includes a region encoding these proteins:
- the LOC106296303 gene encoding transcription factor bHLH49-like isoform X2, whose amino-acid sequence MDVSEKDELRNENLISSSQMMETLWYDPANVQAVGYGGFNGGGNPSSSSSFRANIDRSLETGWSLPNLLPPKGGNGMFLPNASSFLPPSMAQFPADSGFIERAARFSLVSGGSFSDMMNQQQPLGNPESVGLFLQGQCPSSEVNVVGVAHNDASAAMKETNKQNVPGSGNVSEDTQSSGGNGQKGGETSSKGFDSKKRKRNKQNAEADQSNRSQQSEEEPDNNGGGDKKRNDEQSPNSQGNKTNSGKQQGKQASDPKDGYIHVRARRGQATNSHSLAERVRREKISERMKFLQDLVPGCNKVTGKAVMLDEIINYVQSLQRQVEFLSMKLATVNPQMDFNLEGLLAKDALQLRAGTSSATPFPPNMPMVYPPLPHGFMQQTLSCMGRTVSSPLSPPINGGYKRQEANGWEGDLQNVIQINYGAGDVPPDSQAAATDASLPSSNMKVEP is encoded by the exons ATGGATGTAAGTGAGAAAGATGAGTTGAGGAATG AGAATCTGATCTCCTCTTCTCAGATGATGGAGACTCTTTGGTATGATCCAGCAAACGTTCAAGCTGTGGGTTATGGTGGCTTCAACGGTGGTGGTAACCCCTCTTCTTCGTCTTCCTTTAGGGCTAATATCGATAGATCTCTTGAAACGGGTTGGAGTCTACCTAACTTGTTGCCTCCCAAAGGCGGCAACGGGATGTTCTTGCCAAACGCTAGTAGCTTCCTGCCTCCGAGTATGGCTCAGTTCCCGGCTGATTCAGGATTCATAGAGCGTGCGGCGAGGTTTTCGCTCGTCAGCGGTGGGAGTTTTAGTGATATGATGAATCAGCAGCAGCCACTTGGGAATCCGGAGTCGGTTGGTTTGTTTCTTCAAGGGCAGTGTCCAAGTAGTGAAGTGAATGTTGTTGGTGTAGCTCACAATGATGCATCTGCGGCAATGAAAGAGACTAATAAACAGAATGTTCCTGGTTCGGGGAATGTATCAGAGGATACTCAGTCTAGTGGTGGTAATGGTCAGAAAGGTGGGGAGACTTCTTCCAAAGGCTTTGACTCAAAGAAGAGAAAAAGAAATAAACAG AATGCTGAAGCAGATCAGTCAAACAGATCTCAGCAATCTGAGGAAGAACCAGACAACAATGGTGGTGGTGATAAGAAGAGGAATGATGAGCAGAGTCCAAACTCACAGGGGAACAAAACAAACAGTGGGAAACAACAGGGGAAACAAGCTTCTGATCCTAAAGATGGATATATTCATGTGCGTGCGCGTAGAGGCCAGGCTACAAATAGCCACAGTCTTGCAGAAAGA GTGAGGAGAGAAAAGATCAGTGAAAGGATGAAGTTTCTTCAAGATCTTGTTCCGGGCTGCAACAAG GTGACTGGAAAGGCAGTTATGCTTGACGAAATCATTAACTATGTGCAATCTCTGCAACGCCAAGTTGAG TTCTTATCGATGAAACTAGCAACTGTGAACCCACAAATGGACTTTAACCTTGAAGGTCTTCTTGCCAAAGAT GCACTTCAACTACGAGCTGGTACGTCATCTGCAACACCGTTTCCTCCAAATATGCCAATGGTTTATCCTCCTCTACCACATGGATTCATGCAACAGACCCTTTCATGCATGGGAAGGACCGTTAGCTCTCCATTGTCTCCCCCAATAAATGGTGGATACAAGCGACAG GAAGCAAATGGATGGGAAGGTGATCTTCAAAATGTGATACAGATTAACTATGGAGCTGGTGATGTCCCACCCGACTCTCAAGCAGCAGCTACAG ATGCATCTCTTCCATCTTCAAACATGAAGGTTGAGCCATGA
- the LOC106296303 gene encoding transcription factor bHLH49-like isoform X1 translates to MDVSEKDELRNGNDTTVNYVESANNPPPDWRVSGSNPVSDSYPTENLISSSQMMETLWYDPANVQAVGYGGFNGGGNPSSSSSFRANIDRSLETGWSLPNLLPPKGGNGMFLPNASSFLPPSMAQFPADSGFIERAARFSLVSGGSFSDMMNQQQPLGNPESVGLFLQGQCPSSEVNVVGVAHNDASAAMKETNKQNVPGSGNVSEDTQSSGGNGQKGGETSSKGFDSKKRKRNKQNAEADQSNRSQQSEEEPDNNGGGDKKRNDEQSPNSQGNKTNSGKQQGKQASDPKDGYIHVRARRGQATNSHSLAERVRREKISERMKFLQDLVPGCNKVTGKAVMLDEIINYVQSLQRQVEFLSMKLATVNPQMDFNLEGLLAKDALQLRAGTSSATPFPPNMPMVYPPLPHGFMQQTLSCMGRTVSSPLSPPINGGYKRQEANGWEGDLQNVIQINYGAGDVPPDSQAAATDASLPSSNMKVEP, encoded by the exons ATGGATGTAAGTGAGAAAGATGAGTTGAGGAATGGTAATGATACAACTGTGAACTATGTTGAGTCTGCTAATAATCCACCTCCAGATTGGAGAGTCTCTGGTTCTAATCCGGTCTCTGATTCATATCCTACAGAGAATCTGATCTCCTCTTCTCAGATGATGGAGACTCTTTGGTATGATCCAGCAAACGTTCAAGCTGTGGGTTATGGTGGCTTCAACGGTGGTGGTAACCCCTCTTCTTCGTCTTCCTTTAGGGCTAATATCGATAGATCTCTTGAAACGGGTTGGAGTCTACCTAACTTGTTGCCTCCCAAAGGCGGCAACGGGATGTTCTTGCCAAACGCTAGTAGCTTCCTGCCTCCGAGTATGGCTCAGTTCCCGGCTGATTCAGGATTCATAGAGCGTGCGGCGAGGTTTTCGCTCGTCAGCGGTGGGAGTTTTAGTGATATGATGAATCAGCAGCAGCCACTTGGGAATCCGGAGTCGGTTGGTTTGTTTCTTCAAGGGCAGTGTCCAAGTAGTGAAGTGAATGTTGTTGGTGTAGCTCACAATGATGCATCTGCGGCAATGAAAGAGACTAATAAACAGAATGTTCCTGGTTCGGGGAATGTATCAGAGGATACTCAGTCTAGTGGTGGTAATGGTCAGAAAGGTGGGGAGACTTCTTCCAAAGGCTTTGACTCAAAGAAGAGAAAAAGAAATAAACAG AATGCTGAAGCAGATCAGTCAAACAGATCTCAGCAATCTGAGGAAGAACCAGACAACAATGGTGGTGGTGATAAGAAGAGGAATGATGAGCAGAGTCCAAACTCACAGGGGAACAAAACAAACAGTGGGAAACAACAGGGGAAACAAGCTTCTGATCCTAAAGATGGATATATTCATGTGCGTGCGCGTAGAGGCCAGGCTACAAATAGCCACAGTCTTGCAGAAAGA GTGAGGAGAGAAAAGATCAGTGAAAGGATGAAGTTTCTTCAAGATCTTGTTCCGGGCTGCAACAAG GTGACTGGAAAGGCAGTTATGCTTGACGAAATCATTAACTATGTGCAATCTCTGCAACGCCAAGTTGAG TTCTTATCGATGAAACTAGCAACTGTGAACCCACAAATGGACTTTAACCTTGAAGGTCTTCTTGCCAAAGAT GCACTTCAACTACGAGCTGGTACGTCATCTGCAACACCGTTTCCTCCAAATATGCCAATGGTTTATCCTCCTCTACCACATGGATTCATGCAACAGACCCTTTCATGCATGGGAAGGACCGTTAGCTCTCCATTGTCTCCCCCAATAAATGGTGGATACAAGCGACAG GAAGCAAATGGATGGGAAGGTGATCTTCAAAATGTGATACAGATTAACTATGGAGCTGGTGATGTCCCACCCGACTCTCAAGCAGCAGCTACAG ATGCATCTCTTCCATCTTCAAACATGAAGGTTGAGCCATGA